One genomic segment of Rhizobium gallicum bv. gallicum R602sp includes these proteins:
- a CDS encoding site-specific integrase, with product MAVRKRGDAFMADFMIKRTRYRGTFDKVRLSGETNERLRFQTKDEAQNLLAYRETVYHDEMYAFTVFALHCGARSGTIMDLRWNNFALNCRTALFIGGDKKSPPKTLPMSQPTIDAIKTMERLNPNSKGSFAHFKKDGKLRTAWDRMQEALGFDDVVVHTLRHTCASWRCNVGWT from the coding sequence ATGGCTGTACGCAAACGAGGCGATGCCTTCATGGCGGATTTCATGATCAAGAGAACCCGCTACCGTGGGACTTTCGATAAGGTGCGCCTCTCAGGCGAGACGAACGAACGCCTCCGGTTCCAAACGAAGGACGAGGCGCAGAACCTTCTGGCTTACCGGGAGACGGTCTACCACGACGAGATGTACGCCTTCACAGTCTTCGCGCTTCACTGCGGGGCTCGCTCGGGTACCATCATGGATCTTCGCTGGAACAATTTCGCGCTGAATTGTCGCACGGCCCTGTTCATCGGCGGGGATAAGAAGTCGCCACCGAAGACGCTTCCCATGTCGCAGCCAACCATCGACGCGATCAAGACGATGGAGAGGCTTAACCCGAACAGCAAGGGATCGTTCGCGCACTTCAAGAAGGACGGCAAACTGCGCACGGCATGGGACCGGATGCAGGAGGCTCTCGGGTTCGACGACGTGGTCGTCCATACGCTTCGCCATACATGCGCCTCATGGAGGTGCAACGTGGGGTGGACTTGA
- the sthA gene encoding Si-specific NAD(P)(+) transhydrogenase, with protein MFQYDLVVVGSGPAGRRGAIQAAKLGKKVLVIEQGKRVGGVSVHTGTIPSKTLRETALNLSGWRERGFYGRAYRVKEEISAEDLRRRLLITLDHEVEVLEHQFARNRVQHIRGRASFVDPSTLQVIKDDGETMQVSCASILLAVGTKPFRPDYIPFDGRSVIDSDELLDIKELPRSMVVIGAGVIGIEYATIFSALDTAVTLLDPKSTMLDFIDKEIVEDFTYQLRDRNMKLLLGQKADKVETLDNGKVALTLDNGRHLTTDMVLFAAGRMGATDALNLAAAGLEADSRGRLKVNPETFQTSVPNIYAAGDVVGFPSLASTSMEQGRIAARVAIGAIAKEPPKYFPYGIYAVPEISTCGLSEEEVKERGIPYECGIARFRETSRGHIMGLETGLLKMIFSLKTRRLLGVHIVGEGATELVHIGQAVLNLKGTVEYFVENTFNYPTLAEAYKIAGLDAWNRMGDIKSEL; from the coding sequence ATGTTTCAGTACGATCTTGTTGTTGTGGGCAGCGGTCCGGCAGGACGCCGAGGCGCCATCCAGGCTGCGAAGCTCGGCAAGAAGGTCCTGGTCATCGAACAGGGCAAGCGTGTCGGCGGTGTTTCGGTTCATACGGGCACCATCCCTTCCAAGACGCTGCGGGAGACGGCTCTCAATCTCTCCGGCTGGCGCGAGCGCGGCTTCTACGGACGTGCCTATCGCGTCAAGGAAGAGATCAGTGCCGAGGATCTGCGCCGCCGCCTGTTGATTACCCTCGACCACGAGGTCGAAGTGCTCGAGCACCAGTTCGCCCGCAACCGCGTCCAGCACATCCGCGGCAGGGCAAGCTTCGTTGATCCCTCGACGCTGCAGGTGATCAAGGATGACGGGGAGACCATGCAGGTCAGCTGCGCCAGCATCCTGCTTGCCGTCGGCACCAAGCCATTCCGCCCGGACTACATCCCCTTCGACGGCAGGAGCGTGATCGACAGCGACGAACTGCTCGATATCAAGGAACTGCCGCGTTCGATGGTCGTCATCGGCGCAGGCGTCATCGGCATCGAATATGCGACGATCTTCAGCGCCCTCGATACGGCCGTGACTCTGCTCGATCCCAAGTCGACCATGCTCGATTTCATTGACAAGGAGATCGTTGAGGATTTCACCTACCAGCTCCGCGACCGCAACATGAAACTGCTGCTCGGCCAGAAGGCGGACAAAGTGGAGACGCTCGACAACGGCAAAGTCGCGCTAACGCTCGACAACGGTCGCCACCTGACGACAGACATGGTGCTTTTTGCCGCCGGACGCATGGGGGCGACGGACGCGCTCAACCTTGCTGCCGCAGGCCTCGAGGCAGACAGCCGCGGCCGACTGAAGGTCAATCCGGAAACCTTCCAGACCTCGGTGCCGAACATCTATGCCGCCGGCGACGTCGTCGGCTTTCCGAGCCTCGCCTCGACCTCGATGGAGCAGGGCCGCATCGCCGCCCGCGTCGCCATCGGCGCGATCGCCAAGGAGCCTCCGAAATACTTCCCTTACGGCATCTATGCCGTGCCGGAGATTTCCACCTGCGGCCTTTCGGAAGAAGAGGTCAAGGAGCGCGGCATTCCCTACGAATGCGGCATCGCCCGGTTCCGCGAGACCTCGCGCGGTCACATCATGGGCCTCGAAACCGGTCTCCTTAAGATGATCTTTTCACTGAAGACCCGCCGTCTGCTCGGCGTGCACATTGTCGGCGAAGGGGCGACCGAACTCGTGCATATCGGCCAGGCGGTGCTCAACCTTAAGGGCACCGTCGAGTATTTCGTCGAGAATACCTTCAATTATCCGACGCTTGCGGAAGCCTACAAAATCGCCGGCCTCGACGCCTGGAACCGCATGGGCGACATCAAGTCGGAACTCTGA
- a CDS encoding DUF1127 domain-containing protein, which produces MNFTRSFNNWRKYRQTVTELGRMTNRELHDLGIDRSDIHRVAREASGR; this is translated from the coding sequence ATGAACTTCACACGCTCGTTCAACAACTGGCGCAAGTACCGTCAGACGGTTACCGAACTTGGCCGCATGACCAACCGCGAATTGCACGACCTCGGCATCGACCGTTCGGACATCCATCGCGTTGCTCGCGAGGCCTCTGGCCGCTAA
- a CDS encoding Atu4866 domain-containing protein, whose translation MRHAFAIVLSATLLSESVQAGESKLQASHSYTGMWVTDDGHVRHELLPSGRYVEARGKRERAYEGRYAVTGTHIEYWDDTGFTADGDFVDANTLHHGGMVLRRLTDRIADPCISKE comes from the coding sequence ATGCGGCATGCATTTGCAATCGTGTTGAGCGCAACACTCTTGAGTGAATCGGTACAAGCCGGGGAATCCAAATTGCAGGCTAGCCATTCCTATACCGGCATGTGGGTGACCGACGACGGCCATGTCCGCCACGAACTCCTGCCGAGCGGGCGTTATGTAGAGGCACGCGGTAAACGCGAACGCGCCTATGAGGGGCGTTACGCAGTGACCGGCACACATATCGAATATTGGGACGACACCGGCTTCACCGCCGATGGCGACTTCGTCGACGCAAATACCTTGCACCACGGCGGTATGGTTTTGCGCCGCCTTACGGATCGTATCGCAGACCCCTGCATCTCGAAAGAATAG
- a CDS encoding DUF2157 domain-containing protein: protein MYRGRLERDLSLWVEKGLLPEAMAELLLVEYDSRPASFSLGNVLMVLAAVLLAAAVLLLIASNWEAIPRLVRVGAILALIWAVYLGAALLFARGASAVASGLLVIGALSFGGAISLIGQMYHLSGDEQTVMYLWFAIATVSAALFRSGVVTAIGGFLSWASFAVYLTDYGARWVGFDPWAPPVMAVVIVALVRFTGAARARHLAYLLAVGWLAWLYTLHEDIRTAFAFVLCGMAAFISVSLPPLRGSAFIRAAGAAPAFYPFLVAAVGLLLLNIEHDEGWPLVVVGMATLATAVLAIALQGRDNGAVRYLAYATFAAEVFYLASVTVGSILGTSSLFLLSGLLVAIVAWAVIRLERRFGARSTEVTE, encoded by the coding sequence ATGTATCGGGGACGGTTGGAGCGGGATCTGTCGCTCTGGGTGGAAAAGGGTCTGCTGCCCGAGGCGATGGCGGAGTTGCTGCTTGTCGAATATGACAGCCGGCCTGCAAGTTTCAGTCTCGGCAATGTGCTGATGGTGCTTGCCGCGGTCTTGCTTGCGGCGGCAGTCCTGCTGCTCATCGCCTCCAACTGGGAGGCGATTCCGCGGCTGGTCCGCGTCGGCGCGATCCTCGCCCTGATCTGGGCTGTTTATCTCGGCGCCGCACTACTGTTTGCTCGGGGGGCGTCGGCGGTTGCGAGCGGCCTGCTCGTCATCGGTGCCCTGAGCTTCGGCGGCGCGATCTCCCTCATCGGCCAGATGTATCATCTGTCGGGTGACGAGCAGACTGTTATGTATCTCTGGTTCGCGATCGCGACCGTGTCTGCCGCCCTCTTCCGCTCAGGTGTCGTGACTGCCATAGGCGGCTTTCTGTCCTGGGCCTCATTCGCTGTCTATCTGACGGACTACGGCGCGCGCTGGGTGGGTTTCGATCCCTGGGCGCCGCCCGTCATGGCCGTGGTCATTGTCGCACTGGTGCGCTTTACCGGCGCAGCTCGTGCACGGCACCTTGCCTATCTGCTTGCTGTGGGCTGGCTTGCATGGCTCTACACCTTGCATGAAGATATCCGGACTGCGTTCGCCTTCGTGCTTTGCGGCATGGCCGCGTTCATTTCCGTCAGCCTGCCGCCGCTGCGTGGCTCCGCATTCATAAGGGCTGCGGGCGCTGCGCCGGCCTTTTACCCATTCTTGGTGGCGGCAGTCGGATTGCTGTTGCTCAACATAGAGCACGATGAAGGCTGGCCGCTTGTTGTGGTCGGCATGGCAACGCTCGCAACGGCCGTGCTTGCGATCGCGCTGCAGGGCCGAGACAACGGCGCCGTGCGCTATCTTGCCTACGCCACCTTTGCCGCCGAGGTTTTCTATCTTGCTTCCGTCACAGTCGGTTCGATCCTCGGAACGTCGAGCCTCTTTCTTCTGTCCGGTCTGCTGGTGGCGATCGTCGCCTGGGCGGTGATCCGCCTCGAGAGACGTTTCGGTGCAAGGTCGACGGAGGTGACGGAATGA
- a CDS encoding aldo/keto reductase: MMLENYKLLGRSGLRVSPISLGTMTFGSDWGWGADGVEARRIFDLYVDRGGNFIDTSVNYTNGAAERFLGEFVGDKRERLVIATKFTMAREPGNPNSGGNHRLNMMRSVEQSLRQLGTDRIDLFYLHGWDMTTQPDEVMRALDDLVRSGKILYVGICNTPAWRIAEMQTLADMRGWSPFVALQIEYSLVERTVEHELMPMAAALGLGVLPWSPLGGGVLAGKYSRNDVQESREAAVSPSRKGVIASSGHLNERSIEIAHEVRTVAQEMGSTPSRVALAWTLANPTVVSPIMGARTIAQAEENLGALDVALSPEHLDRLNRVSDPDPIFPARFVDRPLVQQLIFGGASVARRI, from the coding sequence ATGATGCTCGAGAACTACAAGCTGCTAGGACGCTCAGGATTGCGTGTTTCGCCCATAAGCCTGGGCACCATGACTTTCGGGTCGGATTGGGGTTGGGGCGCCGACGGTGTCGAAGCCCGCCGCATCTTCGATCTCTATGTCGATCGGGGCGGCAATTTCATCGATACCTCGGTGAACTACACCAACGGCGCCGCCGAACGCTTTCTCGGGGAATTCGTCGGCGACAAGCGTGAGCGGCTCGTCATCGCGACGAAGTTCACGATGGCCCGCGAGCCTGGCAACCCCAATTCGGGCGGCAATCATCGCCTCAACATGATGCGATCGGTCGAGCAGAGCCTCAGGCAGCTTGGCACTGATCGCATCGATCTCTTCTATCTGCACGGATGGGACATGACGACCCAGCCAGACGAGGTGATGCGCGCCCTCGACGATCTCGTTCGGTCGGGAAAGATTCTCTATGTCGGCATCTGCAATACGCCGGCATGGCGGATCGCCGAAATGCAGACGCTCGCCGACATGCGCGGATGGTCCCCCTTCGTCGCGCTCCAGATCGAATACAGTCTCGTGGAACGAACCGTCGAGCATGAGCTCATGCCGATGGCCGCAGCTTTGGGACTCGGCGTGCTTCCGTGGTCGCCGCTGGGCGGCGGCGTGCTGGCCGGTAAATACTCCCGTAACGACGTTCAGGAATCACGGGAAGCAGCCGTCTCTCCCAGCCGCAAGGGCGTCATCGCCTCGTCGGGGCATCTCAACGAGCGCTCAATCGAGATCGCGCACGAGGTTCGCACCGTTGCTCAGGAAATGGGCTCGACACCGTCTCGGGTAGCGCTTGCATGGACCCTGGCCAATCCCACGGTCGTGTCTCCCATCATGGGCGCCCGCACCATCGCCCAGGCGGAGGAAAATCTGGGCGCTCTGGACGTGGCGCTGTCGCCAGAGCACCTCGATCGCCTGAACCGGGTAAGCGACCCGGATCCGATATTCCCTGCCCGTTTCGTAGATCGCCCATTGGTTCAGCAACTCATCTTCGGCGGTGCTTCCGTGGCTCGCCGCATCTGA
- a CDS encoding PAS domain S-box protein, whose product MNKPLSQSETPFTRSRHEAEPHSAVVAIPANMAIEHILQALPEAVYTTDASGLITFYNEAAAELWGVRPELGKSEFCGSWKLYWPDGTPLPHDECPMAMALREKRPVRGLEAFAERPDGRRVLFRAFPTPIFDAEGTLIGAVNMLVDQSDAAVADEAAQRVAAIVESSDDAILAKDLNGTITDWNRGAERLFGYTAEEAIGRSVTMLIPLDRADEEPNILARLRRGEKIDHYETIRRRKDGSLVEISLSVSPIRNRAGQVIGASKIARDITDRRRAEEQQHLLLREMDHRVKNLFALASSVVSLSAKRATTPRELATAVSQRLGALAQAHALTVAQTSQASDRIEQATTLHTLLRTILAPYDRGADATAPHAVVSGPDATISGGSLTSFALLLHEFATNAAKYGALSTDKGCVEIACEEEGDTFVLTWTERDGPPVMQAADGDGFGTTLGRATVRSQLGGEIQRDWKPEGLVIRLSVPRDRLQA is encoded by the coding sequence ATGAACAAGCCCCTGAGCCAGAGTGAGACGCCCTTCACTAGGTCCCGTCACGAGGCGGAACCGCACTCAGCTGTCGTCGCGATCCCCGCGAACATGGCGATCGAGCACATCCTTCAGGCTCTACCGGAAGCCGTCTATACGACCGATGCGTCAGGGCTCATAACCTTTTACAACGAGGCGGCCGCCGAGCTGTGGGGAGTGAGGCCGGAGCTCGGGAAGAGCGAATTCTGCGGCTCCTGGAAGCTATATTGGCCGGACGGCACGCCTCTGCCACATGACGAATGCCCTATGGCCATGGCGCTGCGCGAAAAGCGCCCGGTGCGAGGGCTCGAAGCATTTGCCGAGCGACCGGACGGCCGCCGGGTCCTGTTCCGGGCCTTTCCTACACCGATCTTCGACGCCGAGGGCACGCTGATCGGTGCGGTCAACATGCTCGTCGATCAATCGGACGCTGCTGTCGCCGACGAAGCCGCGCAGCGGGTCGCAGCTATAGTGGAATCATCCGACGACGCCATCCTGGCAAAGGATCTCAACGGCACAATCACCGACTGGAACCGCGGCGCCGAGCGGCTTTTCGGCTATACCGCCGAAGAAGCCATCGGCCGCTCGGTCACCATGCTCATCCCGCTGGATCGAGCCGATGAGGAGCCCAATATCCTCGCCCGGCTTCGACGGGGCGAAAAGATCGACCACTACGAGACCATCCGCCGGCGCAAGGACGGGAGCCTTGTCGAGATATCCTTGTCGGTGTCGCCAATCCGAAATCGCGCAGGCCAAGTGATCGGCGCATCCAAGATCGCGCGTGACATCACCGATCGCAGGCGCGCCGAAGAGCAGCAGCACCTTCTCCTCCGAGAGATGGATCACCGCGTCAAGAACCTTTTTGCGCTGGCGAGCAGCGTCGTGTCGCTGAGCGCGAAAAGGGCGACGACACCGCGCGAGCTCGCCACAGCAGTGTCTCAAAGGTTGGGAGCACTCGCCCAGGCTCACGCCTTGACGGTGGCGCAGACGTCCCAGGCGTCGGACCGCATCGAGCAGGCGACCACGCTCCATACCCTGTTGCGAACGATCCTTGCGCCATATGATCGCGGCGCGGACGCAACCGCACCGCATGCGGTGGTAAGTGGCCCCGACGCGACGATCTCCGGGGGGTCTCTGACGAGCTTCGCGCTCCTGCTGCACGAGTTTGCGACCAATGCCGCGAAATATGGGGCGCTGTCGACCGACAAGGGTTGCGTCGAAATCGCCTGCGAAGAGGAAGGCGACACCTTCGTCCTCACCTGGACCGAGCGAGACGGCCCGCCCGTAATGCAGGCCGCTGACGGGGACGGCTTCGGCACGACTCTCGGCCGCGCCACAGTCCGTAGCCAGCTCGGCGGCGAAATCCAGCGAGACTGGAAGCCGGAAGGCCTCGTCATTCGGTTATCAGTCCCGCGCGATCGCCTGCAAGCCTGA
- a CDS encoding LysR family transcriptional regulator, with protein sequence MAMDLNGISVFLAVAEARSFRAAAEHLGVTRPAVSQTIRRLEDRLGVALVQRTTRSVSLTEAGEQLYQRVAPAIAEVALALNATADRDIAPSGLLRLAVSSIAERFISGPLLSSFADAYPAVQIDLTVTDEEFDIVAKGYDAGVRLGEVIDQDMIAIPVSGEQRQSAVAAPSYIERFGKPSHPSELAQHRCIGWRPAPRTAPYRWEFAENGREFDVAVNPQITTNDMWLMIRTACAGGGITFGMEETFRPFVSSGKLVPLLQEYCPPFAGFFLYFPNRRNLAPKLRALVEHVRRWRQRRGSAGSSEP encoded by the coding sequence ATGGCTATGGACCTGAATGGCATCTCTGTTTTTCTCGCCGTCGCAGAGGCACGAAGCTTCCGCGCGGCCGCCGAGCACTTAGGTGTCACGCGGCCGGCTGTGAGCCAGACGATCCGTCGCCTCGAGGATCGGCTTGGCGTCGCGCTCGTTCAGCGAACAACCCGAAGCGTCAGCCTGACAGAGGCTGGCGAACAGCTTTACCAGCGCGTGGCGCCAGCCATTGCGGAGGTCGCCCTGGCCCTGAACGCCACCGCGGATCGAGACATCGCTCCGAGCGGCCTTTTGCGGCTGGCAGTGTCCTCGATCGCAGAACGGTTCATCTCAGGACCGCTGCTGTCGAGCTTTGCGGACGCCTATCCTGCCGTTCAGATCGATCTGACCGTCACGGACGAAGAATTCGACATTGTGGCGAAGGGATATGACGCGGGGGTGCGGCTTGGCGAAGTGATAGACCAGGATATGATCGCTATCCCGGTGTCCGGCGAGCAACGTCAAAGCGCGGTTGCCGCGCCTTCCTATATCGAGCGCTTCGGGAAGCCGTCCCACCCCTCGGAACTGGCCCAGCATCGCTGTATTGGCTGGCGTCCCGCACCGCGCACCGCGCCTTACCGCTGGGAGTTTGCCGAAAATGGACGTGAGTTCGACGTGGCGGTCAATCCTCAGATCACCACCAATGATATGTGGCTAATGATCCGCACGGCCTGCGCGGGGGGAGGCATAACGTTTGGCATGGAGGAGACATTCAGACCGTTCGTCTCATCCGGCAAACTGGTGCCTCTCCTCCAAGAGTATTGCCCGCCGTTCGCGGGTTTTTTCCTCTATTTTCCCAATCGGCGGAATCTCGCCCCGAAGCTACGCGCCTTGGTTGAGCATGTAAGGCGGTGGCGACAGCGCCGAGGGTCTGCGGGTTCGAGTGAACCTTAG
- a CDS encoding DUF1127 domain-containing protein: MNPIRIAKSWISYRRTLNELGNLSNQTLSDIGISRYEIRNIASRSFR, from the coding sequence ATGAACCCGATCCGCATTGCTAAGAGCTGGATTAGCTACCGCCGCACGCTCAATGAGCTGGGCAACCTTTCGAACCAGACGCTCTCCGACATCGGCATCAGCCGCTACGAGATCCGTAACATCGCATCCCGCTCGTTCCGCTAA
- the tig gene encoding trigger factor: MQVIETLAEGLKREIKVVIPAKDMENKMNERLADVKDKVRINGFRPGKVPVAHLKKVYGKSIMADLVNEIVREQPTQILSSRGEKSATQPEIAMTEDKDEADKILAAEQDFEFTLSYEVLPPIELKSVQGIKITREVVDISDEEVNEQVLKVAESARSYETKKGKAANDDRVTMDYVGKVDGEAFEGGTDQGAELVLGSGRFIPGFEDQLVGVKAGDEKIITVTFPADYPAKNLAGKEATFDVTVKEVAAPADVEINDELAKKLGLDSADRLKEIVRGQIESQYGSLTRQKVKRQILDQLDEMYKFETPKSLVEAEYNGIWSQVNNDLAQSGKTFEDEDTTEEKAKEEYKTLAERRVRLGLVLSEIGEKAGVEVSEDEMQRAIYEQLRQYPGQEKQILEFFRSQPGAAASIRAPIFEEKVIDHLLTEIDVTDKKVTKEELLADEEGEGSAKETKKAAPKKKAAAKAEDSEGEEAAAPKKKAAPKKKASEGDAE, encoded by the coding sequence ATGCAGGTTATCGAAACGCTCGCTGAAGGGCTGAAGCGCGAAATCAAGGTCGTTATCCCGGCCAAGGACATGGAAAACAAGATGAACGAGCGCCTTGCCGACGTAAAGGACAAGGTGCGCATCAATGGTTTCCGTCCGGGCAAGGTCCCGGTCGCCCACCTCAAGAAGGTCTACGGCAAGTCGATCATGGCCGATCTCGTCAACGAGATCGTTCGCGAGCAGCCTACTCAGATCCTTTCCAGCCGTGGCGAGAAGTCCGCCACGCAGCCGGAAATCGCAATGACGGAAGACAAGGACGAAGCGGACAAGATTCTCGCCGCAGAGCAGGACTTCGAATTCACGCTCTCCTACGAAGTTCTGCCGCCGATTGAACTGAAATCCGTCCAGGGCATCAAGATCACTCGCGAAGTCGTTGATATTTCTGACGAAGAAGTCAACGAGCAAGTTCTCAAGGTTGCCGAAAGCGCCCGTTCTTACGAAACCAAGAAGGGCAAAGCCGCCAATGACGACCGCGTCACGATGGATTACGTCGGCAAGGTCGACGGTGAAGCCTTCGAAGGCGGCACCGATCAGGGTGCTGAACTCGTCCTCGGCTCAGGCCGCTTCATCCCGGGTTTCGAAGACCAGCTCGTCGGCGTCAAGGCTGGCGACGAGAAGATCATCACCGTGACCTTCCCGGCCGACTATCCGGCAAAGAACCTCGCCGGTAAGGAAGCTACCTTCGACGTCACCGTCAAGGAAGTTGCTGCTCCGGCCGACGTGGAAATCAATGACGAGCTGGCAAAGAAGCTCGGCCTCGATTCCGCCGATCGCCTGAAGGAAATCGTCCGCGGCCAGATCGAGTCGCAGTATGGCTCGCTGACCCGCCAGAAGGTCAAGCGCCAGATCCTCGACCAGCTCGACGAGATGTACAAGTTCGAGACCCCGAAGTCGCTCGTCGAAGCCGAATATAACGGCATCTGGAGCCAGGTGAACAACGATCTCGCTCAGTCGGGTAAGACGTTCGAAGACGAAGATACGACGGAAGAGAAGGCCAAGGAAGAATACAAGACACTCGCCGAACGCCGCGTCCGCCTCGGCCTCGTCCTTTCCGAAATCGGCGAAAAGGCCGGTGTCGAAGTGAGCGAAGACGAAATGCAGCGCGCGATCTACGAGCAACTGCGCCAGTATCCGGGCCAGGAGAAGCAGATCCTCGAATTCTTCCGCAGCCAGCCGGGCGCCGCCGCTTCGATCCGCGCCCCGATCTTTGAGGAAAAGGTCATCGATCACCTGCTGACCGAGATCGACGTCACGGACAAGAAGGTCACCAAGGAAGAGCTGCTCGCCGACGAAGAAGGCGAAGGTTCAGCGAAGGAAACCAAGAAGGCCGCGCCGAAGAAAAAAGCAGCCGCAAAGGCTGAAGATTCCGAAGGCGAAGAGGCAGCTGCTCCCAAAAAGAAGGCCGCCCCGAAGAAGAAGGCCTCCGAAGGCGACGCCGAGTAA
- a CDS encoding GDYXXLXY domain-containing protein: protein MNALSSKRQSGRGYLIAAVIAAALQTIILGYIIESRAAILRSGTEVLLKTTPVDPRDFLRGDYVVLNYEISSVPAQTVVGELPAVAGEQTLWVRLKKQPDGFWAIAESSFQPLPEAAESAVLKSRPFYSYGVRTADTIRAEYGIERYYVPEGQGKPLEEARQDGSVSIAARISSDGTAQIRSLLVDGKPAYEEPLY, encoded by the coding sequence ATGAATGCGTTGTCTTCAAAACGTCAATCGGGCAGGGGTTACCTGATTGCGGCGGTCATTGCTGCCGCCCTCCAGACCATCATTCTGGGATACATAATCGAAAGCCGCGCGGCGATCCTGCGTAGCGGCACCGAAGTCCTGCTGAAGACGACACCTGTCGATCCACGTGATTTCCTGCGTGGCGACTATGTCGTGCTGAATTACGAAATTTCGTCGGTTCCGGCACAGACGGTGGTCGGCGAGCTGCCCGCCGTAGCGGGCGAGCAGACGCTCTGGGTCCGCTTGAAAAAGCAACCGGACGGCTTTTGGGCAATCGCCGAATCCTCGTTCCAGCCGCTCCCCGAGGCAGCGGAAAGCGCCGTGCTCAAGAGCCGTCCATTTTACAGCTACGGTGTGCGCACGGCCGACACGATCCGCGCCGAATACGGGATCGAACGCTATTATGTGCCGGAAGGCCAAGGCAAGCCGCTGGAGGAGGCCCGGCAGGACGGCAGCGTTTCGATTGCTGCGCGTATTTCAAGCGATGGCACGGCTCAGATCCGCAGCTTGCTCGTAGACGGCAAGCCCGCCTATGAGGAGCCGCTCTACTGA
- a CDS encoding dual specificity protein phosphatase family protein, with protein MTTKFLPRYGKAALRLFCLFLLTAGGYFLYLQATDNFATVVAGEVYRSSQPSAQSITELEKQYGIKTILNLRGKADSSKWYADEVQQAKALNIVHINFKMSAGRELSSERAKDLIAIMRDAPKPLLIHCRAGADRTGLASALYLAAVAGKDEEAAEGQLSLLYGHLPFPFSRAFAMDRTFEKLETFVFGNS; from the coding sequence ATGACGACAAAATTCTTGCCACGCTACGGGAAGGCGGCGCTAAGGCTTTTTTGCCTATTCCTGCTCACCGCAGGCGGTTATTTCCTTTATCTGCAGGCAACGGACAATTTCGCAACGGTCGTTGCCGGCGAAGTCTACCGTTCGTCGCAGCCGTCCGCCCAATCAATCACAGAGCTTGAAAAACAGTATGGCATCAAGACGATCCTCAACCTCAGGGGTAAAGCCGACAGCTCCAAATGGTACGCCGACGAGGTTCAGCAGGCGAAAGCATTGAACATCGTCCATATCAACTTCAAAATGTCCGCCGGAAGGGAACTGAGCTCGGAAAGGGCCAAGGACCTCATCGCCATCATGCGCGACGCGCCGAAACCGCTGCTGATCCATTGCCGCGCCGGTGCCGATCGCACCGGGCTTGCCTCAGCTCTCTATCTGGCCGCCGTCGCCGGCAAGGACGAAGAGGCTGCCGAGGGCCAGTTGTCGCTTCTCTACGGGCACCTGCCCTTCCCGTTCAGCCGCGCTTTCGCGATGGATCGCACGTTCGAGAAATTGGAGACCTTCGTTTTCGGCAATTCCTGA
- a CDS encoding nuclear transport factor 2 family protein, whose protein sequence is MTFSSLTDRLTAAGCKLLVASAFVATIGPAHAETSAPDARVGIQETSIETQNKAIVRRAFEKWRAGGNVFAELLAPDVVWTIHGSGPVAGTYRSLRDFVERASAPLVSRLTTPVLPEVHDIMADGDMVFIRFDGTATTTSGTPYRNQFVWIFRMKDGSVVEAEAFLDLVAYQQVVENNEPRAQ, encoded by the coding sequence ATGACCTTTTCCTCATTGACCGATCGCCTCACCGCCGCAGGCTGCAAACTGCTGGTCGCGTCAGCATTCGTGGCCACCATCGGACCGGCGCACGCCGAGACCAGCGCGCCGGACGCCCGTGTCGGGATCCAGGAGACCAGTATCGAGACGCAGAACAAGGCCATCGTGCGCAGGGCGTTTGAGAAATGGCGTGCAGGCGGTAACGTCTTTGCAGAGCTTCTCGCGCCCGACGTCGTCTGGACAATCCATGGCTCCGGCCCCGTAGCCGGCACCTACCGCAGTCTCCGGGATTTCGTCGAGCGGGCCTCTGCCCCCCTGGTCAGCCGTCTCACGACCCCTGTGTTGCCGGAGGTGCATGACATCATGGCCGATGGAGACATGGTCTTCATCCGCTTCGACGGCACGGCCACGACAACCTCGGGAACACCTTATCGCAACCAGTTCGTTTGGATATTTCGGATGAAGGACGGCTCTGTCGTCGAGGCCGAGGCCTTTTTGGATCTCGTCGCCTATCAGCAGGTTGTCGAGAACAACGAGCCGCGTGCGCAATAG